A portion of the Sphingobacterium spiritivorum genome contains these proteins:
- a CDS encoding S41 family peptidase, giving the protein MNRYFLLVWFLLFSTFSFSQSFKNETIKSFIDKSIELIEVNSIHTENLENIKRELYNKSQSLNLIDEIAPLYEEVFKQLNDYHGGLKYKGKTYGWNNPNAMTNAYLKDKIKTNKNTFSKVFDKKIGYIRIIGNNDFAFKKVDSLTNDLVFHINNINSNKIKGWIIDLRLNTGGNMYPILLGLKEFIGDNIMFGGFRDAHNKSTGNWEIKEGKLLIDGIVLDRQTDLDYPIKTDIPVIILTSCYTASAGEMTAISFIGRNNVSIVGEPTANYTTAVQGFEINENAGINLSTDYVVDRNLKVYKSNILPDFEVLDGDNLEDLKNDLKIIKALELLRK; this is encoded by the coding sequence ATGAATAGATATTTTTTATTGGTATGGTTTCTATTATTTTCGACATTTTCATTTTCTCAAAGTTTTAAAAATGAAACCATAAAATCATTTATCGATAAATCTATTGAATTAATAGAAGTGAATTCAATTCACACAGAAAACCTCGAAAACATTAAACGTGAATTATACAATAAATCCCAAAGCCTAAACTTGATAGATGAGATTGCACCTTTATATGAGGAAGTATTTAAACAGCTGAATGATTATCACGGAGGCTTAAAATATAAAGGAAAAACATACGGTTGGAACAATCCCAACGCAATGACAAATGCCTATCTAAAGGACAAAATAAAAACTAACAAAAACACATTTAGTAAAGTCTTTGACAAAAAAATCGGATATATCAGAATTATAGGAAACAATGATTTTGCTTTTAAAAAAGTAGATAGTTTAACAAACGACCTTGTATTTCATATCAACAATATAAATTCAAATAAAATTAAAGGGTGGATTATAGATTTGAGATTAAATACAGGTGGAAATATGTATCCTATATTACTTGGTTTGAAAGAGTTTATCGGAGATAATATAATGTTTGGCGGGTTTAGAGATGCTCACAACAAATCTACGGGAAATTGGGAAATCAAAGAGGGAAAATTATTGATTGACGGTATTGTATTAGACAGACAAACAGATTTAGATTATCCTATAAAAACTGATATTCCTGTAATTATTTTAACGAGTTGCTATACTGCAAGTGCAGGAGAAATGACTGCCATATCTTTTATCGGAAGAAATAACGTCTCTATTGTAGGAGAGCCGACGGCGAATTATACCACAGCTGTACAAGGTTTTGAGATAAATGAAAACGCAGGTATTAATTTATCAACAGATTATGTTGTGGACAGAAATTTAAAAGTGTACAAATCAAATATTCTGCCTGATTTTGAAGTTTTAGATGGAGATAATTTAGAAGATCTAAAAAATGACTTGAAGATAATCAAAGCACTGGAACTGTTGAGAAAATAA
- a CDS encoding type I restriction enzyme endonuclease domain-containing protein, which translates to MLKTVRNSTTIDWTIKESVQAELRRNIRRVLRKSGYPPDLQEKAVGAVITQAKMLADDLSKIILSNRELT; encoded by the coding sequence TTGTTAAAAACCGTTCGTAACAGTACGACTATCGACTGGACAATAAAAGAATCCGTTCAGGCAGAACTCCGCAGAAATATTCGGAGAGTACTCAGAAAGTCAGGCTATCCTCCAGATTTGCAAGAAAAAGCAGTCGGTGCTGTAATTACACAGGCTAAAATGTTAGCAGATGACTTATCAAAAATAATACTCAGCAATAGAGAGTTAACATAG